From a single Rhodothermaceae bacterium genomic region:
- a CDS encoding transposase: MGDFRTDTSYITVVSNPVTCTVLHVSEDRTTKSLGAYYATCSSTQLESLKSMSMDIWGPYIQGTRIWVPGAAQKIAFDRFHVAKYIGNGVDEVRKIENRELRKQGMDTLTGTKYVWLTNRKHMSAWHKKQLQQLKKSTLKTSWAWAIKEFSQTLWHYKSRTWALKGWKIRFASRRRSTVSHLGAQGLEAMVILGHAMPACSHEKSGQDH; encoded by the coding sequence ATGGGGGATTTTCGGACGGACACTAGCTACATCACCGTGGTGTCCAATCCGGTCACGTGTACGGTGCTGCATGTGAGTGAAGATCGGACGACCAAGAGCCTGGGGGCCTATTATGCAACCTGTTCGTCCACGCAGTTGGAATCCTTGAAGAGCATGAGTATGGATATATGGGGCCCGTATATCCAGGGCACTAGAATCTGGGTTCCCGGTGCCGCCCAAAAGATTGCGTTCGACCGTTTTCATGTGGCAAAATACATTGGCAACGGCGTGGATGAGGTTCGGAAGATTGAGAATCGGGAATTACGGAAACAAGGAATGGATACGCTCACGGGAACCAAGTATGTCTGGCTGACCAATCGGAAGCATATGTCTGCGTGGCATAAGAAGCAGCTCCAACAACTCAAGAAGAGCACCTTGAAAACCTCCTGGGCCTGGGCCATCAAGGAATTCTCTCAAACGTTGTGGCATTATAAGAGTCGCACCTGGGCGCTCAAGGGCTGGAAGATCCGTTTTGCATCTCGAAGGCGCTCCACTGTGTCGCACCTGGGCGCTCAAGGGCTGGAAGCGATGGTTATCCTGGGCCATGCGATGCCGGCTTGCTCCCATGAAAAAAGCGGCCAAGACCATTAA